The proteins below are encoded in one region of Bacteroides uniformis:
- a CDS encoding diphosphate--fructose-6-phosphate 1-phosphotransferase, with amino-acid sequence MTKSALQIARAAYQPKLPKALKGTVKAAEGAATQSVADQEEIKKLFPNTYGMPLIKFETTDEVVNFPAMNVGVILSGGQAPGGHNVISGIFDGIKKLNKDSKLYGFILGPGGLVDHNYMELTADIIDEYRNTGGFDIIGSGRTKLEKEEQFEKGYEILKELGIKALVIIGGDDSNTNACVLAEYYAAKNYGVQVIGCPKTIDGDLKNDMIETSFGFDTACKTYSEVIGNIQRDCNSARKYWHFIKLMGRSASHIALECALQVQPNMCIISEEVEAKDMSLDDIVTSIAKVVAERAAQGNNFGTVLIPEGLVEFIPAMKRLIAELNDFLAANAEEFAQIKKSHQRDYIIRKLSPENAAIYASLPEGVARQLSLDRDPHGNVQVSLIETEKLLSEMVGTKLAQWKEEGKFVGKFAAQHHFFGYEGRCAAPSNFDADYCYSLGYAASALIANGKTGYMSSVRNTTAPAEEWIAGGVPITMMMNMERRHGEMKPVIQKALVKLDGAPFKAFAAQRDRWAMETDYVYPGPIQYFGPTEVCDQATKTLQLEQAK; translated from the coding sequence ATGACTAAAAGTGCATTGCAAATTGCAAGGGCTGCCTATCAGCCCAAACTTCCGAAAGCGCTGAAAGGAACTGTTAAGGCTGCAGAAGGCGCAGCTACTCAGTCTGTTGCTGACCAGGAAGAAATCAAGAAATTGTTCCCCAATACGTACGGAATGCCTTTGATTAAGTTTGAAACTACCGATGAGGTGGTTAACTTCCCCGCAATGAACGTGGGTGTTATCCTTTCCGGTGGACAGGCTCCTGGCGGTCACAATGTGATTTCCGGTATTTTCGACGGTATCAAGAAGCTGAACAAAGACAGCAAATTGTATGGCTTTATTCTGGGTCCTGGCGGCTTGGTTGACCATAATTATATGGAACTGACTGCTGACATCATTGATGAATACCGCAATACGGGTGGTTTTGACATCATCGGTTCGGGCCGTACCAAGCTGGAAAAGGAAGAACAGTTTGAGAAAGGTTATGAAATCCTGAAAGAACTCGGCATCAAGGCATTGGTTATCATCGGTGGCGATGACTCCAACACTAATGCTTGCGTACTGGCTGAATACTATGCTGCCAAGAATTATGGCGTGCAGGTAATAGGTTGCCCCAAGACCATCGACGGTGACTTGAAGAATGATATGATTGAAACTTCTTTCGGTTTCGATACTGCTTGCAAGACTTACTCTGAAGTAATCGGCAACATCCAACGTGACTGTAACTCTGCTCGTAAATACTGGCACTTCATCAAGTTGATGGGACGTTCCGCTTCTCATATCGCTTTGGAATGTGCATTGCAGGTTCAACCCAATATGTGTATCATCTCTGAAGAGGTTGAAGCTAAGGATATGTCTTTGGACGACATCGTGACCAGCATTGCCAAGGTCGTTGCTGAACGTGCAGCCCAGGGTAACAACTTCGGTACGGTTCTTATCCCCGAAGGATTGGTTGAATTCATCCCGGCCATGAAGCGTCTGATTGCTGAGTTGAACGACTTCCTTGCTGCCAATGCAGAAGAGTTTGCTCAAATTAAGAAATCTCACCAACGCGATTATATCATCCGTAAACTCTCTCCGGAGAATGCGGCCATCTACGCAAGCTTGCCCGAAGGCGTGGCTCGCCAGTTGTCTCTGGACCGCGACCCGCACGGAAACGTACAGGTATCTCTGATTGAAACAGAAAAGTTGCTGTCCGAAATGGTTGGCACTAAGCTGGCTCAGTGGAAAGAAGAGGGCAAGTTCGTAGGCAAGTTTGCTGCACAGCACCACTTCTTCGGTTACGAAGGACGTTGCGCTGCTCCGTCTAACTTCGACGCTGACTACTGCTACTCTTTGGGTTATGCAGCATCTGCATTGATTGCTAACGGAAAGACCGGTTACATGTCTTCTGTACGCAACACTACTGCTCCTGCCGAAGAATGGATTGCAGGCGGTGTGCCCATCACTATGATGATGAACATGGAACGTCGCCACGGTGAAATGAAGCCAGTTATCCAGAAGGCTCTGGTGAAGCTGGACGGTGCTCCGTTCAAGGCATTCGCTGCTCAGCGTGACCGTTGGGCTATGGAAACAGACTACGTTTATCCAGGCCCTATCCAGTACTTCGGTCCGACAGAAGTTTGCGACCAGGCTACGAAGACTTTGCAGCTGGAGCAGGCTAAATAA
- a CDS encoding glycoside hydrolase family 25 protein translates to MATKTSTNIRRKTTAARRSSSPRSKKKMQPRTMPVWLRNLLAVCIILVFSTGFYWFFIRPYAYRWKPCYGQKGYGVCMPCNYEVHGIDISHYQGKIDWELLTHNREAQFPIHFIFLKATEGGDHGDDTFTQNFGQARKYGFIRGAYHYFIPKTDARKQADFFIRTVQLAKGDLPPVLDVETTGKQSPQELKTAVKTWLDRVEAHYGVKPILYTSYKFKKRYLSDSIFNAYPYWIAHYYVDSVRYEGKWHFWQHTDVGTVPGIEEEVDLNVFNGTMEELLELTLKTPCIER, encoded by the coding sequence ATGGCAACCAAGACCTCCACAAATATCCGGCGTAAAACTACTGCCGCCCGTCGTTCTTCCTCTCCGCGGAGCAAGAAGAAAATGCAGCCACGTACCATGCCCGTATGGTTGCGCAATCTTTTGGCGGTCTGTATCATTCTTGTTTTTTCTACCGGCTTTTACTGGTTTTTCATTCGTCCTTATGCTTATCGCTGGAAGCCTTGTTATGGTCAGAAAGGTTACGGTGTATGTATGCCTTGCAACTATGAGGTGCATGGCATAGACATATCCCACTATCAGGGAAAGATAGATTGGGAACTCCTGACACATAATAGAGAAGCCCAATTTCCCATTCACTTTATTTTTCTGAAAGCTACCGAAGGCGGCGATCATGGTGACGATACGTTTACGCAGAACTTCGGCCAGGCGCGTAAATACGGTTTTATCCGTGGTGCCTATCATTATTTTATCCCTAAGACCGATGCCCGCAAGCAAGCCGATTTCTTTATCCGTACCGTGCAGCTGGCAAAGGGAGACCTGCCTCCCGTACTTGATGTGGAGACTACCGGCAAGCAGTCACCGCAGGAACTTAAAACGGCAGTCAAGACTTGGCTGGATAGGGTAGAGGCGCATTACGGCGTAAAGCCTATTCTTTATACTTCCTATAAATTCAAGAAACGCTATCTCAGCGATTCCATTTTCAATGCTTATCCTTATTGGATAGCCCATTATTATGTAGATTCCGTGCGTTATGAGGGCAAGTGGCACTTTTGGCAGCACACGGATGTAGGCACTGTGCCCGGTATTGAAGAAGAGGTGGATTTGAACGTCTTTAATGGTACAATGGAGGAACTTTTGGAGCTTACGTTGAAAACTCCTTGTATAGAACGCTAA
- the prmA gene encoding 50S ribosomal protein L11 methyltransferase → MKYLEFTFRTVPCTEIVNDVLSGVLGEAGFESFVEQTDGITAYIQKELYNESLLKEALADFPLPDTQIEYNFIEAEDKDWNEEWEKNFFQPIVIGDRCVIHSTFHNDVPQAEYDIVINPQMAFGTGHHETTSLIIGELLDSDLQGKALLDMGCGTSILAILARMRGASPCTAIDIDEWCVRNSLENIELNGVDNIAVSQGDASSLESKGPFDMVIANINRNILLADMKHYIARMNPGAELLMSGFYIDDIPVIREEAERNGLHFVHHREKNRWAAVKFQK, encoded by the coding sequence ATGAAATATTTAGAATTTACATTCCGCACTGTTCCGTGCACAGAAATAGTCAACGATGTACTTTCCGGAGTCTTGGGTGAAGCTGGCTTTGAAAGTTTTGTTGAGCAGACCGACGGTATCACTGCCTATATACAGAAAGAGCTGTATAACGAATCTCTACTCAAAGAAGCACTTGCAGACTTCCCTCTGCCCGATACACAGATAGAATATAATTTCATAGAAGCCGAAGACAAAGACTGGAACGAGGAATGGGAGAAGAACTTCTTCCAGCCCATCGTTATCGGAGACCGTTGTGTCATTCACAGCACTTTTCACAACGATGTCCCACAAGCAGAATATGACATCGTCATCAATCCGCAAATGGCATTCGGCACAGGGCACCACGAGACAACAAGCCTCATCATAGGCGAACTGCTGGATAGTGACCTGCAAGGCAAAGCATTGCTCGATATGGGTTGTGGGACTTCCATCCTTGCCATACTGGCACGCATGCGTGGAGCCTCCCCTTGTACAGCTATCGACATAGATGAATGGTGTGTGCGCAACTCCCTCGAAAATATAGAATTGAATGGAGTGGACAATATTGCCGTATCCCAAGGCGATGCCTCCTCTCTGGAAAGCAAAGGTCCTTTTGATATGGTTATCGCCAACATCAACCGCAATATCCTCCTGGCAGATATGAAGCACTACATAGCCCGCATGAATCCCGGAGCGGAATTGTTGATGAGCGGTTTCTACATAGATGACATTCCCGTCATCCGCGAAGAAGCCGAACGCAACGGGCTGCACTTTGTCCACCATCGTGAGAAGAACCGGTGGGCAGCAGTGAAATTCCAAAAATAA